One Cohnella candidum genomic region harbors:
- a CDS encoding ABC transporter permease has product MWHTIEQIFPYAIIYTIPLLITALGGLFSERSGVVNIGLEGLMVVGAFAGSFTIFKLQASHPNEGWVLWVGLLVAVLAGIVFSLLHAFASINLSADQVISGTAINMIAGAITIFMARNMTGSGNIRVGGFSPFDVPGLSDIPVIGPLFFTKTYWTTWLILAVLAVSSTILYKTSFGLRLRACGEHPHAAEAAGVNVKRMRYIGVMISGAFSGIGGAIIILTYAGEFTGSVSGLGFLALAALIFGQWRPLGVLAAAFFFGFATTVANVSQVIPSLAEIPPVILKIFPYVVTLLALVVFSKTSRAPKAAGEPYDPGKR; this is encoded by the coding sequence ATGTGGCATACGATTGAACAAATCTTCCCGTACGCGATTATTTACACCATTCCGCTGCTCATCACGGCGCTCGGCGGACTCTTCAGCGAACGAAGCGGCGTCGTCAATATCGGACTCGAAGGCTTGATGGTCGTCGGCGCCTTCGCCGGCTCGTTCACGATTTTCAAGCTGCAGGCGAGCCACCCCAACGAGGGCTGGGTCTTATGGGTCGGCTTGCTCGTCGCCGTGCTGGCGGGAATCGTTTTCTCCCTGCTGCACGCGTTCGCCAGCATCAACCTCAGCGCCGACCAGGTCATCAGCGGTACCGCGATCAACATGATCGCCGGCGCGATCACGATCTTCATGGCTCGCAACATGACGGGCAGCGGAAACATCCGCGTCGGCGGCTTCAGTCCTTTCGACGTTCCGGGGCTGAGCGACATTCCGGTGATCGGACCGCTGTTCTTCACGAAAACGTATTGGACGACGTGGCTCATCCTCGCCGTGCTGGCGGTCAGTTCGACCATTCTGTACAAAACGTCGTTCGGTTTGAGGCTTCGTGCCTGCGGCGAGCATCCTCACGCGGCGGAAGCCGCAGGGGTGAACGTGAAGCGCATGCGCTACATCGGCGTCATGATCTCGGGAGCTTTCTCGGGCATCGGCGGAGCCATTATCATCCTGACTTACGCCGGCGAGTTCACCGGCAGCGTGTCGGGTCTCGGGTTCTTGGCGCTTGCGGCGCTCATATTCGGACAATGGAGACCTCTGGGTGTCCTCGCGGCGGCATTCTTCTTCGGATTCGCCACGACGGTCGCGAACGTGTCCCAGGTCATTCCGTCGCTGGCGGAAATCCCGCCGGTCATCTTGAAGATTTTCCCGTACGTCGTCACGCTTCTCGCTTTGGTCGTCTTCTCGAAAACATCCCGCGCTCCGAAAGCGGCCGGGGAACCGTACGACCCCGGGAAACGCTGA
- a CDS encoding ABC transporter permease → MNKNLIISLCAVVFGLVAGAVLMLATGHNAYTGFSYLFEGGLKNPERIGNTLATATPLIFSGLAVAFAFRTGLFNIGVAGQLLVGGFVASVVGLNLDLPRIVLLPIMLIAGALGGALWAVVPGILKARFNVHEVVSSIMMNWAGFWAVYYGVQTYIKNPSSETESKQLADAATLKATWLSDLFNGSYINMGLLIAVVVVLVVAFIINKTTFGYELKAVGHNRDAAEYAGIKVNRSVVYSMAISGAIAGLGGVAMYAGNASNIQIGILPSQGFDGIAVSLLGANNPIGVLLSAIFFGLLYSGRGFMNAMTEIPPEIADSIIAIIIYFAATSVLIERLIRRYSRRKANAKLNAPQEGKVK, encoded by the coding sequence ATGAACAAAAACCTGATCATATCGTTATGCGCCGTCGTCTTCGGCCTCGTCGCCGGAGCCGTGCTCATGCTGGCGACCGGCCATAATGCGTATACCGGTTTCTCCTACCTGTTCGAGGGCGGCTTGAAAAATCCGGAACGGATCGGCAACACGCTGGCGACGGCGACTCCGCTCATTTTCAGCGGTCTTGCGGTGGCGTTCGCTTTCCGGACGGGCCTCTTCAACATCGGCGTCGCGGGACAACTGCTGGTCGGCGGATTCGTCGCCTCGGTCGTCGGCTTGAACCTGGATTTACCCAGAATCGTTCTTCTCCCCATCATGCTGATCGCCGGCGCTTTGGGCGGCGCCTTGTGGGCCGTCGTTCCCGGTATTCTGAAAGCCCGGTTTAACGTCCATGAGGTCGTATCGTCGATCATGATGAACTGGGCCGGTTTCTGGGCGGTTTATTACGGCGTCCAAACGTACATCAAAAACCCGTCCAGCGAGACGGAGTCGAAACAGCTGGCGGATGCGGCCACGCTGAAGGCCACTTGGTTGAGTGACCTGTTCAACGGCTCCTATATTAATATGGGACTGTTGATCGCCGTCGTCGTGGTGCTCGTCGTCGCCTTCATCATCAACAAAACGACGTTCGGCTACGAGCTCAAGGCGGTCGGCCACAACCGGGACGCAGCGGAGTATGCCGGCATCAAAGTGAATCGCAGCGTCGTGTACTCCATGGCGATTTCCGGCGCGATCGCAGGGCTGGGCGGCGTCGCCATGTACGCGGGCAACGCGTCGAACATCCAGATCGGGATTTTGCCTTCCCAGGGCTTCGACGGCATCGCCGTTTCCCTGCTGGGCGCCAACAATCCGATCGGTGTTCTCCTGTCGGCGATTTTCTTCGGTTTGCTGTATTCCGGCAGGGGATTCATGAACGCCATGACGGAAATTCCCCCGGAAATCGCGGACTCCATCATCGCCATCATCATCTATTTCGCGGCAACCAGCGTCTTGATCGAGCGGCTTATCCGCCGTTATTCCCGCCGCAAGGCGAATGCGAAGCTGAATGCGCCGCAAGAAGGGAAGGTGAAATAA
- a CDS encoding ABC transporter ATP-binding protein, whose protein sequence is MEYVVEMLNIRKEFTGIVANDDITLRLKRGEIHALLGENGAGKSTLMSILFGMYQADRGTIKVNGKEVRISNPNVANQLGIGMVHQHFKLVENFTVTENIIMGSETRKFGMFLDVKQAGKKIEELSKRYGLNVDPYAKIEEISVGMQQRVEILKMLYRKAEVLILDEPTGVLTPQEIQELGKIMKNLIAEGKSIILITHKLKEIKEYADRCTVIRRGKTIGTVDVASTTEAAMAEMMVGRQVSFKVQKTESRPGDVVLKVEGLTVKSGRKSLALHDFSLEVRGGEIVGIAGVEGNGQSDLVEAVTGLRKSESGKIYLNGKDITGIPVRERIESGIGHIPEDRQRRGLVLDYTIGENMVLEIYHKEPFSRGGILQKQEIRKYADHIVESFDVRSGEGAASTARSLSGGNQQKAIIGREIERNPVLLVAVQPTRGLDVGSIEYIHRRLIEHRDKGNAVLLVSLELDEVMNVSDRIAVVNNGELVGVVRAADTNENEIGLMMAGVRRGEGA, encoded by the coding sequence ATGGAATACGTGGTGGAGATGCTGAACATCAGAAAAGAATTTACGGGCATCGTAGCGAACGACGATATCACGCTGCGCCTGAAGCGTGGAGAGATCCATGCGCTGCTGGGCGAAAACGGCGCCGGGAAGTCGACGCTTATGAGCATCCTGTTCGGCATGTATCAGGCCGATCGCGGAACGATTAAGGTAAACGGCAAGGAAGTCCGCATTTCCAATCCGAACGTGGCCAATCAGCTGGGCATCGGCATGGTGCATCAGCACTTCAAGTTGGTCGAAAACTTCACGGTCACCGAGAACATCATCATGGGCAGCGAGACCCGCAAGTTCGGCATGTTCCTGGACGTGAAGCAAGCAGGCAAAAAAATCGAAGAGCTGTCCAAACGTTACGGTTTGAACGTCGATCCTTATGCCAAGATCGAAGAGATCTCGGTCGGCATGCAGCAACGGGTCGAAATCCTCAAGATGCTTTACCGCAAGGCGGAAGTTTTGATCCTGGACGAGCCTACCGGCGTTTTGACGCCTCAGGAAATCCAAGAGCTCGGCAAAATCATGAAGAACTTGATCGCGGAAGGGAAATCGATCATTCTCATCACGCACAAGCTGAAGGAAATCAAGGAATACGCCGACCGCTGCACGGTCATCCGGCGCGGAAAAACGATCGGCACCGTGGACGTGGCTTCGACGACGGAAGCGGCGATGGCCGAAATGATGGTCGGGCGGCAAGTGTCCTTCAAGGTCCAGAAAACCGAAAGCCGGCCGGGCGATGTCGTCCTCAAGGTGGAGGGTCTTACGGTCAAAAGCGGCAGGAAGTCCCTGGCGCTGCACGACTTCTCCCTGGAAGTGCGGGGAGGGGAAATCGTGGGCATCGCGGGCGTGGAAGGCAACGGCCAGTCCGATTTGGTGGAAGCGGTAACGGGCTTGCGCAAATCAGAGTCCGGCAAAATTTATTTGAATGGGAAAGATATTACCGGCATTCCGGTTCGCGAGCGGATCGAAAGCGGTATCGGACATATCCCCGAAGACCGGCAGCGCCGCGGGCTGGTGCTGGATTATACGATCGGGGAAAACATGGTGCTGGAGATCTACCATAAGGAGCCGTTCTCCCGAGGGGGGATTCTCCAGAAGCAGGAGATCCGGAAGTATGCGGACCACATCGTGGAAAGCTTCGACGTCCGTTCCGGAGAAGGCGCGGCATCCACGGCGCGTTCGCTGTCCGGGGGCAACCAGCAGAAGGCGATCATCGGACGGGAAATCGAACGCAACCCCGTGCTGCTCGTCGCCGTCCAACCGACGCGGGGGCTCGACGTCGGCTCCATCGAATACATTCACAGACGGCTGATCGAGCATCGCGACAAAGGGAACGCCGTGCTCCTCGTGTCGCTGGAACTCGATGAAGTCATGAACGTGTCCGACCGGATCGCGGTCGTGAACAACGGCGAGCTGGTGGGCGTCGTCCGCGCCGCGGATACGAACGAGAACGAGATCGGCCTGATGATGGCCGGCGTGAGGAGGGGAGAAGGCGCATGA
- a CDS encoding BMP family lipoprotein, producing the protein MKKSAVLLAILTLVFSVLAACGKNNNESSSSSPAASSPAASSPAASSPAASANKDFQVGMVTDSGTIDDKSFNQGTWEGVQRASKDLGLKDKYLKPAGTTEADYLKEIGNLYDAGYKFIVTPGFKFETAIYAAQDKYKDAKFVLIDGAPHKADDTTAVVKENSVSIFFAEHESGFVAGVATALQLKEGEAGFIGGMEIPPVQKYNWGFQQGIKYANDNLGTKISIKKENVIYQGTFSDVAAGQQIAAQMYDRGVKVIFTAAGGVGVGAIKEAITRGDAGKEVWIVGVDVDQYQDGMKKDGKSIVLTSAMKKIDQAAYDMVKAETEGKFPGGQTLTFDSKNDGVGIPAENPNLSQDTVTKVNEVFGKLKSGEIKVAAEQGDLIK; encoded by the coding sequence ATGAAGAAGAGTGCAGTACTGTTGGCCATTTTAACTTTGGTTTTCAGCGTGCTTGCCGCTTGCGGCAAAAACAACAACGAGAGCTCCTCGAGTTCTCCGGCAGCCAGCTCCCCGGCGGCAAGCTCTCCGGCGGCCAGCTCCCCGGCAGCCAGCGCCAACAAGGATTTCCAAGTCGGCATGGTCACGGACTCCGGGACGATCGACGACAAGTCCTTTAACCAAGGCACTTGGGAAGGCGTCCAAAGAGCTTCCAAAGACCTCGGCCTGAAGGACAAGTACCTGAAGCCGGCCGGCACGACGGAAGCCGACTACCTGAAAGAAATCGGCAACCTGTACGACGCGGGTTACAAATTCATCGTGACGCCGGGCTTTAAGTTCGAAACCGCGATTTACGCGGCACAGGACAAGTACAAGGACGCCAAGTTCGTTCTGATCGACGGCGCTCCGCACAAAGCGGACGACACGACGGCTGTCGTGAAAGAGAACTCGGTATCGATCTTCTTCGCCGAACATGAGTCCGGATTCGTAGCGGGCGTCGCAACGGCCCTTCAACTGAAAGAAGGCGAAGCCGGCTTCATCGGCGGCATGGAAATCCCGCCGGTTCAAAAGTACAACTGGGGCTTCCAGCAAGGCATCAAATACGCGAACGATAACCTGGGCACGAAAATCTCCATCAAAAAAGAAAACGTCATTTACCAAGGCACGTTCAGCGACGTAGCGGCTGGCCAGCAAATCGCGGCGCAAATGTACGATCGCGGCGTGAAGGTCATCTTCACGGCAGCGGGCGGCGTAGGGGTCGGCGCGATCAAAGAAGCCATCACGCGCGGGGATGCCGGCAAAGAAGTATGGATCGTCGGCGTTGACGTCGACCAGTACCAAGACGGCATGAAGAAAGACGGCAAGTCGATCGTCCTCACCTCCGCGATGAAGAAAATCGACCAAGCGGCTTACGACATGGTCAAAGCCGAAACCGAAGGCAAATTCCCCGGCGGCCAGACGCTCACGTTCGATTCGAAGAACGACGGCGTAGGCATCCCGGCTGAAAACCCGAACCTCAGCCAAGACACGGTCACGAAAGTGAACGAAGTGTTCGGCAAGCTGAAATCGGGTGAAATTAAAGTAGCGGCAGAACAAGGAGATCTCATCAAGTAA
- a CDS encoding purine-nucleoside phosphorylase encodes MGQLLERLQETKNYLASRTDITPRFGLILGSGLGEMADQLENATAVDYGDIPHFPVSTVEGHAGKLVFGRLEGQPVVAMQGRFHYYEGYSMQEVTYPVRVMKELGVECLIVTNACGGMNPSFQAGDLMIIRDHLNMTGANPLIGPNEPTLGPRFPDMSRAYTPELAEFAKSTAASLGIDVKEGVYAGISGPNYMAAAELKMLRLLGGDAVGMSTVPEVIVASHAGLKVIGISCVTDMAIADELEPLTHEQVIEVANRTKPRFISLVRALVGRMP; translated from the coding sequence ATGGGTCAATTGCTGGAACGTCTGCAAGAAACGAAAAACTACTTGGCGTCGCGCACGGATATCACGCCGCGTTTTGGGCTCATTTTGGGTTCCGGGCTCGGGGAAATGGCCGATCAGTTGGAAAACGCGACAGCCGTCGATTACGGGGACATCCCCCATTTTCCGGTATCCACCGTCGAAGGCCACGCAGGCAAGCTCGTGTTCGGCCGATTGGAAGGGCAGCCCGTCGTCGCGATGCAGGGGCGCTTTCATTACTACGAAGGCTATTCGATGCAAGAAGTGACATACCCCGTTCGGGTCATGAAGGAACTGGGCGTCGAATGCCTGATCGTCACGAACGCTTGCGGGGGCATGAATCCTTCCTTCCAAGCGGGCGACCTCATGATCATTCGGGACCATCTGAACATGACGGGCGCCAACCCGCTGATCGGGCCGAATGAACCGACTTTGGGGCCGCGTTTCCCGGACATGAGCCGGGCCTACACGCCGGAGCTTGCCGAATTCGCCAAAAGCACCGCGGCATCGCTCGGCATCGACGTGAAGGAAGGGGTTTACGCGGGCATTTCCGGCCCGAACTACATGGCCGCAGCGGAGCTGAAGATGCTGCGCCTGCTCGGCGGCGATGCGGTGGGCATGTCCACCGTTCCGGAAGTGATCGTAGCGAGCCATGCAGGGCTGAAGGTGATCGGGATTTCCTGCGTCACCGACATGGCGATCGCGGACGAGCTGGAGCCCCTTACGCATGAGCAAGTGATCGAGGTCGCGAACCGGACGAAGCCGAGGTTCATTTCGCTCGTGAGAGCGCTGGTCGGACGCATGCCGTAA
- a CDS encoding pyrimidine-nucleoside phosphorylase: MRTVDLIAKKRDGGELFSEEISFLIRGYTDGTIPDYQMSALAMAVLFRGMTPRERADLTMAMVDSGDKIDLSGVSGVKVDKHSTGGVGDTTTLVLAPLVASVGVPVAKMSGRGLGHTGGTIDKLESVPGFHVEISNEQFLELVNTNGLAVIGQSGDLTPADKKLYALRDVTATVESIPLIASSIMSKKIAAGADAIVLDVKTGDGAFMKEMEDTRELARAMVDIGNRVGRRTIAVISDMSQPLGFAIGNALEVKEAIDTLRGEGPADLYELSLTLGSHMVVLAGKADNVESARKLLEESVASGKALETFKTFLAAQGGDASVVDHPERLPTAAYVIQVPALSDGYIAGLAAERIGTAAMMLGAGRATKESEIDLAVGIVLHKKVGDRVAKGEPLATIHANRQQVDDVMESLYGSIAVGAEPVEALPLVYGVVDGSSD, translated from the coding sequence ATGAGAACGGTGGACTTGATCGCGAAGAAACGCGACGGAGGCGAATTGTTCTCCGAAGAAATTTCTTTTCTGATCCGCGGTTACACGGATGGCACCATTCCGGACTATCAAATGTCCGCGCTGGCGATGGCCGTTCTTTTTCGGGGCATGACGCCGCGGGAAAGAGCCGACCTGACGATGGCGATGGTCGATTCCGGCGATAAAATCGATTTGTCCGGCGTATCGGGCGTCAAGGTGGATAAACACAGCACGGGTGGCGTAGGCGACACGACGACGCTGGTGCTGGCGCCTCTCGTCGCCTCGGTCGGCGTACCCGTCGCCAAGATGTCCGGGCGCGGGCTCGGGCATACCGGCGGGACGATCGACAAACTGGAATCCGTGCCGGGCTTCCACGTAGAGATCAGCAACGAGCAGTTTCTCGAACTGGTGAACACGAACGGCCTCGCGGTCATCGGCCAAAGCGGCGATTTGACCCCTGCCGATAAGAAGCTATACGCGCTGCGCGACGTGACGGCGACCGTCGAGTCGATCCCTCTGATCGCCAGCTCGATCATGAGCAAGAAAATCGCCGCCGGGGCGGACGCGATCGTCCTTGACGTCAAAACCGGCGACGGCGCGTTCATGAAGGAAATGGAGGACACGCGGGAACTCGCCCGCGCGATGGTCGACATCGGAAACCGGGTAGGGCGGCGGACGATCGCGGTGATCTCGGATATGAGCCAGCCGCTCGGGTTTGCGATCGGAAATGCGCTTGAGGTGAAAGAAGCGATCGATACGCTGCGCGGAGAAGGCCCTGCGGATTTGTACGAGCTCAGCTTGACGCTCGGCAGCCATATGGTCGTGCTTGCGGGCAAGGCGGACAACGTCGAAAGCGCCCGCAAACTGCTGGAAGAATCCGTGGCGTCCGGCAAGGCGCTGGAAACGTTCAAAACGTTCCTCGCCGCGCAGGGCGGCGACGCGTCCGTAGTCGATCATCCCGAACGGCTGCCGACCGCCGCCTACGTGATACAGGTTCCCGCCTTATCGGACGGATACATAGCGGGATTGGCGGCGGAACGGATCGGCACCGCGGCCATGATGCTGGGAGCCGGGCGTGCGACCAAGGAGTCGGAGATCGACCTCGCGGTCGGCATCGTCCTCCATAAGAAGGTCGGCGACCGCGTCGCGAAAGGCGAGCCTCTCGCGACGATTCACGCGAACCGTCAGCAGGTGGATGACGTGATGGAAAGCCTGTACGGCTCCATTGCGGTCGGCGCCGAGCCGGTTGAGGCTCTTCCGCTGGTATATGGAGTCGTAGACGGAAGCAGTGATTGA
- the deoC gene encoding deoxyribose-phosphate aldolase: protein MSGNHFAKMIDHTLLSAFSKKDDVLRLCDEARKYGFATVCVNPYWIPTAVQALAGSGVGIATVVGFPLGASRTEVKALEARDAVAVGATEVDMVLNVGALKSGDREAVLNDVKAVVEACSGKAAVKVIIETCYLTDEEKREASLISKEAGADFVKTSTGFGTGGATVEDIALIRSVVGPEMGIKASGGVRDPEFAAKLVEAGATRLGASASVAIVTGGKGEGY, encoded by the coding sequence ATGAGTGGGAATCACTTCGCCAAAATGATCGATCATACGCTGCTCAGCGCGTTCAGCAAGAAAGATGATGTTTTGCGCCTATGCGACGAAGCCAGGAAGTACGGTTTCGCGACCGTCTGCGTGAACCCTTACTGGATTCCGACGGCAGTTCAAGCACTGGCCGGCAGCGGCGTCGGGATCGCGACGGTCGTCGGATTCCCTTTGGGCGCGAGCCGTACGGAAGTCAAAGCGCTGGAAGCGCGTGACGCTGTTGCAGTCGGCGCGACGGAAGTCGATATGGTTCTGAACGTCGGAGCGCTCAAATCGGGCGACCGGGAAGCCGTGCTGAACGACGTCAAAGCCGTAGTGGAAGCGTGCTCGGGAAAAGCCGCGGTGAAAGTGATCATAGAAACGTGCTATTTGACCGATGAAGAGAAGAGGGAAGCTTCTCTGATCAGCAAAGAAGCCGGAGCGGATTTCGTCAAAACGTCGACGGGCTTCGGCACCGGCGGCGCTACGGTGGAAGATATCGCGCTGATCCGTTCGGTCGTCGGACCGGAGATGGGAATCAAGGCTTCCGGCGGCGTCCGCGATCCGGAATTCGCTGCGAAGCTTGTCGAAGCCGGCGCGACCCGGCTGGGCGCCAGCGCTTCCGTCGCGATCGTGACGGGCGGCAAAGGCGAAGGGTACTAA
- a CDS encoding sugar-binding transcriptional regulator: protein MDNDKTRKLLEAAKLYYQLDYSQSQIAERLGVSRPTVSRLLQQAKAEGIVRIEIRDPSEDAETLKQSLKTKFGLKEAVVAYTPTYDDERVKTCIGQAAADYLGEILKDGDTVGASWGSTMYQVALHLDSRTLKNGYVVQLNGGVSDADVRISPSEIVHRFAQAFHVTPYFMYLPAIVDHTLVKQAMLSDRHIRRVMDMGIGANVAVFTAGAPTPDSVLLGSNYFREDELEVIRSRAAGDICSRYFDENGEICLAELNERTVGIELSDLRKKEHSILVAGGASKVNAIFGALRGRYGNTLVTDQITARELLHKLEQQETMKQ from the coding sequence TTGGATAACGACAAAACCAGGAAACTTTTGGAAGCCGCTAAGCTTTATTACCAGCTCGATTACAGCCAAAGCCAGATCGCGGAACGCCTAGGCGTATCCAGGCCGACCGTATCGAGGCTGCTGCAGCAAGCGAAGGCGGAAGGCATCGTCCGAATCGAGATCAGGGATCCGAGCGAGGATGCCGAAACGTTGAAGCAATCGCTCAAAACGAAATTCGGACTCAAGGAAGCCGTTGTGGCTTATACGCCGACGTACGACGACGAACGGGTCAAAACATGCATCGGGCAGGCGGCGGCGGACTATTTGGGCGAGATTTTGAAGGACGGGGACACCGTAGGCGCCTCGTGGGGTTCGACGATGTACCAGGTCGCGCTCCATCTGGACTCCCGAACGCTCAAAAACGGTTACGTCGTCCAATTGAACGGAGGCGTAAGCGACGCGGACGTGCGGATTTCCCCGTCCGAGATCGTCCACCGATTCGCCCAGGCTTTCCACGTTACGCCATATTTCATGTATTTACCCGCAATCGTAGATCATACACTTGTGAAGCAAGCCATGCTGTCGGACCGTCACATCCGGAGGGTCATGGACATGGGCATCGGCGCCAATGTGGCCGTTTTTACCGCCGGAGCGCCGACGCCCGATTCCGTCCTGCTCGGCTCGAATTACTTCCGCGAGGATGAACTGGAAGTCATTCGCAGCCGCGCGGCCGGGGACATCTGCTCGCGGTATTTCGACGAGAACGGCGAGATATGCCTGGCCGAACTGAACGAGCGGACCGTGGGTATTGAACTTTCGGACCTGCGGAAGAAAGAACACTCCATCCTCGTGGCCGGGGGCGCCTCGAAGGTAAACGCCATTTTCGGCGCGCTTCGCGGGCGGTACGGGAATACGCTCGTTACGGACCAGATTACGGCCCGGGAGCTGCTTCACAAATTGGAACAACAGGAGACGATGAAGCAATGA
- a CDS encoding NADPH-dependent FMN reductase, translated as MKVAILAGSNRRESASTKLVRYAGSRLIAWGHDAEVFDLRERVLPLYDPDTDSEPEEAKALAKLVAESDAVVLASPEYHGTISGVLKNALDYLGAEHFDGKAVLSVSAAGGAVGVSSLTHLQAIVRNLHGVNCPDWISVGGDQRRFGPDGSPLDERMRLRVENVLGNFIRLASVLAAANRVRV; from the coding sequence ATGAAAGTGGCTATTCTAGCCGGAAGCAATCGCCGCGAGTCGGCCAGCACCAAATTGGTCCGCTATGCCGGGAGTCGGTTAATCGCTTGGGGTCATGACGCGGAAGTGTTCGATTTGCGGGAGCGAGTCCTTCCGTTATACGATCCGGATACGGATTCGGAGCCGGAGGAGGCGAAGGCGCTGGCGAAGCTGGTCGCCGAAAGCGACGCGGTCGTGCTCGCCTCTCCGGAATACCACGGCACGATATCGGGTGTCCTCAAAAATGCATTGGACTATTTAGGGGCGGAGCATTTCGACGGCAAGGCGGTACTGTCGGTCAGCGCGGCCGGCGGAGCGGTGGGAGTCAGCTCCCTGACCCATCTTCAAGCGATCGTCCGGAACCTTCACGGCGTGAATTGCCCGGATTGGATTTCCGTCGGCGGAGACCAGAGGCGTTTCGGCCCGGACGGAAGCCCGCTGGACGAAAGAATGAGACTCCGTGTCGAAAACGTGCTCGGAAACTTCATCCGGCTGGCATCGGTTTTGGCGGCGGCGAACCGAGTCCGGGTATAA
- the pfkA gene encoding 6-phosphofructokinase, which produces MSAVKKIAVLTSGGDSQGMNAAVRAVVRGGLYRGLEVFAIQRGYQGLLNREIREMDLRSVGDIIQRGGTILQTARCKEFMTPEGQQKGADILREFGIDGLVVIGGDGSYQGALKLSKLGIKTMALPGTIDNDIPFTDYTIGFDTSVSIVVDAINKLRDTMTSHERASVVEVMGRHCGDIALHAGLASGAEAILVPEVPFDIKEIALHMKENFQNGKRHGIIVVAEGVCGGDEIARQITEHSGIEPRVTVLGHIQRGGSPTHNDRILASKLGDYAVQKLIEGDSGKALGIVKGEFQATDIETVCSTKKAFDIEMYELAKRLSQ; this is translated from the coding sequence ATGAGTGCAGTGAAGAAGATTGCCGTTCTGACGAGCGGCGGGGATTCGCAAGGCATGAACGCGGCCGTTCGCGCGGTCGTTCGCGGAGGGCTGTACCGCGGGCTGGAGGTATTCGCCATCCAGAGGGGCTATCAAGGCCTTCTGAACCGGGAAATCCGGGAGATGGACCTACGCAGCGTCGGCGATATCATCCAGCGGGGCGGCACCATTCTGCAGACCGCCCGCTGCAAGGAATTCATGACGCCGGAAGGCCAGCAGAAAGGCGCGGACATCCTGCGGGAATTCGGCATCGACGGCCTCGTCGTCATCGGCGGCGACGGTTCCTATCAAGGCGCGCTGAAGCTGAGCAAGCTCGGCATCAAAACGATGGCATTGCCCGGCACCATCGATAACGACATTCCGTTCACCGATTACACGATCGGTTTCGATACGTCCGTCAGCATCGTCGTCGACGCGATCAACAAGCTTCGCGATACGATGACCTCCCATGAACGCGCTTCGGTCGTGGAAGTCATGGGCCGCCACTGCGGCGACATCGCCCTGCACGCCGGCTTGGCCAGCGGAGCGGAAGCGATTCTCGTGCCGGAGGTTCCTTTCGATATCAAGGAAATCGCCCTTCATATGAAGGAGAACTTCCAGAACGGCAAACGTCACGGCATCATCGTCGTGGCGGAAGGCGTATGCGGCGGCGATGAAATCGCGCGCCAAATCACCGAGCACAGCGGCATCGAACCCCGCGTGACGGTACTTGGCCACATCCAGCGCGGGGGCTCCCCGACGCACAACGACCGCATCCTGGCTTCCAAGCTGGGCGACTATGCGGTTCAGAAGCTGATCGAGGGCGATTCCGGCAAAGCGCTCGGCATCGTGAAAGGCGAATTCCAAGCGACCGACATCGAGACGGTCTGCTCGACGAAGAAAGCCTTCGACATCGAGATGTACGAACTCGCCAAACGCCTCTCTCAATAA